A genomic window from Equus caballus isolate H_3958 breed thoroughbred chromosome 5, TB-T2T, whole genome shotgun sequence includes:
- the SLAMF7 gene encoding SLAM family member 7 isoform X3 translates to MLGSPGCFIFIFLLCQLTEYLSKPKVTMGLQNIENDTCVTNLTCSMEQGGEDVTYTWKSLGQATNESHYGSILPVSWRLGKRDITFICEARNPISSNSSNPIFAQKLCEGAPRDPTSSMVLKLLVVLFLLSAFALVAIILIMRKERGKVSEFIEEKKRTDNQQETLNYNPPSGETAEYDTVSHLNKTVPEENLVNTFYATVQIPPKMEKHDSLPTSPDTPKLYTYENVT, encoded by the exons ATGCTTGGTTCCCCAGGATGCTTCATCTTCATCTTTCTCCTCTGCCAGCTCACGG AGTACCTATCAAAGCCCAAAGTCACCATGGGTCTGCAGAACATTGAGAACGACACCTGTGTGACCAATCTGACATGCTCCATGGAACAAGGAGGAGAGGATGTGACTTACACCTGGAAGTCCCTGGGACAGGCAACCAATGAGTCCCATTATGGCTCCATCCTCCCCGTGTCCTGGAGGCTGGGGAAAAGGGACATAACTTTCATCTGCGAGGCCAGGAACCCCATCAGCAGCAACTCTTCAAACCCCATCTTTGCCCAGAAGCTCTGTGAAG GTGCCCCTAGGGACCCAACTTCGTCCATGGTCCTGAAGCTCCTGGTGGTGCTCTTCcttctcagtgcctttgcacTGGTGGCAATTATTTTGATTATgcggaaagaaagaggaaaag TTTCAGAGTTCattgaagagaagaagagaacagaCAATCAACAAGAAACTCTTAACTATAACCCCCCTTCTGGAGAGACTGCAGAGTATGACACAGTCTCTCACCTTAAT aaaactGTTCCAGAGGAAAATCTAGTGAATACATTTTATGCCACTGTGCAAATACCCCCAAAG atggagaaacatgACTCTCTGCCCACGTCACCAGACACACCGAAGCTGTATACCTATGAGAATGTCACCTAA
- the SLAMF7 gene encoding SLAM family member 7 isoform X1: MLGSPGCFIFIFLLCQLTGPAASRTRKELVGALGGAVTFPLNHSVNEIDSIIWIFNTTPLVTIQPNTPDGQANIIVTQNRNKERVDFLQGSYSMILSKLKKKDSGVYRVEIHSSSLQHPFTQEYGLQVYEYLSKPKVTMGLQNIENDTCVTNLTCSMEQGGEDVTYTWKSLGQATNESHYGSILPVSWRLGKRDITFICEARNPISSNSSNPIFAQKLCEGAPRDPTSSMVLKLLVVLFLLSAFALVAIILIMRKERGKVSEFIEEKKRTDNQQETLNYNPPSGETAEYDTVSHLNKTVPEENLVNTFYATVQIPPKMEKHDSLPTSPDTPKLYTYENVT; encoded by the exons ATGCTTGGTTCCCCAGGATGCTTCATCTTCATCTTTCTCCTCTGCCAGCTCACGG GGCCAGCGGCCTCTCGAACCCGGAAGGAGCTGGTTGGTGCCCTTGGTGGGGCTGTAACTTTCCCTCTGAACCACTCGGTAAATGAGATTGACAGCATTATCTGGATCTTCAACACAACCCCTCTTGTCACCATACAGCCAAATACGCCAGATGGACAAGCCAACATCATAGTGACCCAAAATCGTAATAAGGAAAGGGTGGACTTTCTGCAAGGAAGCTACTCCATGATACTCAGCAAACTGAAGAAGAAAGACTCAGGAGTCTACCGTGTTGAGATACACAGCTCATCTCTCCAGCATCCCTTCACCCAAGAGTATGGGCTGCAAGTCTATG AGTACCTATCAAAGCCCAAAGTCACCATGGGTCTGCAGAACATTGAGAACGACACCTGTGTGACCAATCTGACATGCTCCATGGAACAAGGAGGAGAGGATGTGACTTACACCTGGAAGTCCCTGGGACAGGCAACCAATGAGTCCCATTATGGCTCCATCCTCCCCGTGTCCTGGAGGCTGGGGAAAAGGGACATAACTTTCATCTGCGAGGCCAGGAACCCCATCAGCAGCAACTCTTCAAACCCCATCTTTGCCCAGAAGCTCTGTGAAG GTGCCCCTAGGGACCCAACTTCGTCCATGGTCCTGAAGCTCCTGGTGGTGCTCTTCcttctcagtgcctttgcacTGGTGGCAATTATTTTGATTATgcggaaagaaagaggaaaag TTTCAGAGTTCattgaagagaagaagagaacagaCAATCAACAAGAAACTCTTAACTATAACCCCCCTTCTGGAGAGACTGCAGAGTATGACACAGTCTCTCACCTTAAT aaaactGTTCCAGAGGAAAATCTAGTGAATACATTTTATGCCACTGTGCAAATACCCCCAAAG atggagaaacatgACTCTCTGCCCACGTCACCAGACACACCGAAGCTGTATACCTATGAGAATGTCACCTAA
- the SLAMF7 gene encoding SLAM family member 7 isoform X2, translated as MILSKLKKKDSGVYRVEIHSSSLQHPFTQEYGLQVYEYLSKPKVTMGLQNIENDTCVTNLTCSMEQGGEDVTYTWKSLGQATNESHYGSILPVSWRLGKRDITFICEARNPISSNSSNPIFAQKLCEGAPRDPTSSMVLKLLVVLFLLSAFALVAIILIMRKERGKVSEFIEEKKRTDNQQETLNYNPPSGETAEYDTVSHLNKTVPEENLVNTFYATVQIPPKMEKHDSLPTSPDTPKLYTYENVT; from the exons ATGATACTCAGCAAACTGAAGAAGAAAGACTCAGGAGTCTACCGTGTTGAGATACACAGCTCATCTCTCCAGCATCCCTTCACCCAAGAGTATGGGCTGCAAGTCTATG AGTACCTATCAAAGCCCAAAGTCACCATGGGTCTGCAGAACATTGAGAACGACACCTGTGTGACCAATCTGACATGCTCCATGGAACAAGGAGGAGAGGATGTGACTTACACCTGGAAGTCCCTGGGACAGGCAACCAATGAGTCCCATTATGGCTCCATCCTCCCCGTGTCCTGGAGGCTGGGGAAAAGGGACATAACTTTCATCTGCGAGGCCAGGAACCCCATCAGCAGCAACTCTTCAAACCCCATCTTTGCCCAGAAGCTCTGTGAAG GTGCCCCTAGGGACCCAACTTCGTCCATGGTCCTGAAGCTCCTGGTGGTGCTCTTCcttctcagtgcctttgcacTGGTGGCAATTATTTTGATTATgcggaaagaaagaggaaaag TTTCAGAGTTCattgaagagaagaagagaacagaCAATCAACAAGAAACTCTTAACTATAACCCCCCTTCTGGAGAGACTGCAGAGTATGACACAGTCTCTCACCTTAAT aaaactGTTCCAGAGGAAAATCTAGTGAATACATTTTATGCCACTGTGCAAATACCCCCAAAG atggagaaacatgACTCTCTGCCCACGTCACCAGACACACCGAAGCTGTATACCTATGAGAATGTCACCTAA